One stretch of Solenopsis invicta isolate M01_SB chromosome 16, UNIL_Sinv_3.0, whole genome shotgun sequence DNA includes these proteins:
- the LOC105200088 gene encoding uncharacterized protein LOC105200088: MERVRGQSRRDSTPDREIEPIERHVPSAHNPADILSRGVDLVNLIESAIWWNGPTFLRLTEEHWPAKLHVELSGELPEQNRVTAALVSLEQSIVQNLLDKHSDLNKALRIIAYCLRVAHSRGTRHQTMFISHHEIAVALRVAVRYVQKHAFPREYKQLIEGRSVDGGSRVLPLAPFMNEHEIIRVGGRIRNAALPYDARHPVLLPKSHRLTILIIQREHVRNLHSGLQATMHACRPAASQTLMADLPVQRVTASRPFTHCGVDYAGPMLLKEGRRRNARLHKAYISVFVCFSTKAVHLEIVTDLTSEAFIGAFKRFMSRRGRPSCMYSDNGTTFVGARKQIKELYNCVNDRDTRLAMQRFMRDNEIEWRFIPPHAPHVGGLWEAAVKSAKSHINRVLGNANLTYEEMQTVLCEVEAVLNSRPLTPLNEDPNDLHCITPEHFLIGAALNNFPVADLTEENPGRLLRWQRVEQLRVQQLHPGPDGVVRTATLRTAKDQITRPLTKLAIVPMKEASAD; the protein is encoded by the exons ATGGAACGCGTTCGTGGCCAATCGCGGCGAGATTCAACGCCTGACCGAGAGATCGAGCCGATCGAGCGACACGTGCCGTCTGCTCACAATCCCGCGGATATCTTATCGCGCGGCGTCGATTTGGTGAACTTAATAGAATCGGCGATTTGGTGGAACGGACCTACATTCCTGCGATTAACTGAGGAACATTGGCCGGCCAAATTGCATGTCGAATTGTCGGGCGAATTGCCGGAACAAAACAGAGTAACCGCGGCGTTAGTGTCATTGGAACAATCGATCGTACAAAATTTATTGGACAAGCATTCCGATTTAAACAAGGCATTGCGAATCATCGCTTACTGCCTGCGAGTGGCACATTCGCGGGGAACCCGGCATCAGACGATGTTTATTTCGCATCATGAGATAGCAGTCGCTCTGCGTGTCGCCGTAAGATACGTGCAGAAGCACGCCTTCCCAAGGGAATACAAACAGTTGATCGAGGGTCGGAGCGTCGACGGCGGAAGTCGAGTTTTACCGTTAGCTCCGTTTATGAATGAGCACGAAATCATTAGAGTGGGGGGCCGAATACGCAATGCAGCGTTGCCATACGACGCGCGACACCCTGTGCTATTGCCGAAGAGTCACCGATTGACGATTCTGATCATACAGCGAGAACATGTAAGAAATCTGCACTCGGGTCTGCAGGCCACGATGCACGCG TGTAGGCCGGCTGCATCACAGACACTGATGGCGGATTTACCCGTACAGCGTGTTACGGCCTCGAGACCGTTCACTCATTGCGGGGTAGATTATGCCGGACCGATGTTACTAAAGGAGGGCAGGAGACGCAATGCCAGATTGCACAAGGCATATATTTCAGTGTTCGTTTGTTTTTCGACCAAGGCCGTACACCTTGAAATTGTAACGGATTTGACATCAGAGGCCTTTATCGGAGCCTTTAAGCGCTTCATGTCGCGCAGAGGTAGACCGTCGTGCATGTATTCTGACAATGGCACAACATTTGTCGGCGCGCGTAAACAGATAAAGGAGCTCTATAACTGTGTTAACGATCGCGATACGCGGCTTGCGATGCAGCGTTTCATGCGAGATAACGAGATTGAATGGCGTTTCATACCACCTCACGCTCCGCATGTCGGTGGGTTGTGGGAGGCGGCCGTGAAGTCGGCGAAATCTCATATTAATCGTGTATTAGGTAACGCGAATCTCACATATGAGGAGATGCAAACCGTGTTATGCGAAGTAGAAGCGGTTTTAAATTCGCGACCGTTGACCCCATTAAACGAGGATCCAAACGATCTGCATTGCATCACACCGGAGCATTTTTTGATTGGTGCAGCGTTAAACAACTTTCCAGTTGCAGATCTCACAGAGGAGAATCCGGGCCGACTGCTGCGATGGCAGCGTGTGGAGCAGCTTCG GGTACAACAACTTCATCCGGGCCCTGACGGTGTTGTAAGGACCGCTACACTAAGGACCGCCAAGGACCAAATAACAAGGCCGCTGACGAAACTGGCCATCGTCCCGATGAAGGAGGCATCTGCCGATTAA